One part of the Streptomyces lydicus genome encodes these proteins:
- a CDS encoding ABC transporter ATP-binding protein → MGEPHPVPAAHRPPADHPPALRARALTRSFGRGRGALAALGPVDAEIAPGEFVCLVGPSGCGKSTLLRIAAGLLRPSRGELELRATTAHPAAMIFQDYGIHDWKTVLANVRFGLDIQRVPRKEADERARSWLARLGLTDFAGAYPAALSGGMRQRVALARALAVEPEILLMDEPFAALDAQLRTLLQDELLDLTQTTRTTTLFITHSLEEALVLGDRVLVMSARPGRIIAERRPPFGRPRTGEVRATPAFTALKAELWELLRGEVTGPGARRAAPHQGAEGGVPA, encoded by the coding sequence GTGGGAGAGCCGCACCCCGTACCCGCCGCGCACCGCCCGCCCGCCGACCACCCGCCGGCCCTCCGCGCCCGCGCCCTGACCAGGTCGTTCGGCCGCGGTCGCGGCGCGCTGGCCGCCCTCGGCCCGGTGGACGCCGAGATCGCGCCCGGCGAATTCGTCTGCCTCGTCGGCCCGTCCGGCTGCGGCAAGTCGACGCTGCTGCGGATCGCTGCCGGGCTGCTCCGCCCCAGCCGGGGCGAGCTGGAGCTCCGGGCGACCACCGCGCACCCGGCCGCGATGATCTTCCAGGACTACGGCATCCACGACTGGAAGACCGTGCTGGCCAACGTCCGCTTCGGCCTCGACATCCAGCGCGTGCCCCGCAAGGAGGCCGACGAGCGGGCCCGCTCCTGGCTCGCCCGGCTGGGACTCACCGACTTCGCCGGCGCCTACCCGGCCGCCCTCTCCGGCGGCATGCGCCAGCGCGTCGCGCTCGCCCGCGCGCTCGCCGTCGAACCCGAGATCCTGCTGATGGACGAGCCCTTCGCGGCCCTCGACGCCCAGCTGCGCACCCTCCTCCAGGACGAGCTGCTCGACCTCACCCAGACCACCCGCACCACCACCCTCTTCATCACCCACAGCCTGGAAGAGGCGCTGGTGCTCGGCGACCGGGTCCTGGTGATGTCCGCCCGGCCCGGCCGGATCATCGCCGAACGCCGCCCGCCGTTCGGCCGCCCGCGCACCGGCGAGGTCCGCGCCACCCCCGCATTCACCGCGCTGAAGGCCGAGTTGTGGGAACTGCTGCGGGGCGAGGTGACCGGCCCCGGCGCGCGCCGGGCCGCCCCGCACCAGGGGGCCGAAGGGGGCGTGCCGGCATGA